A window of Paenibacillus sp. 19GGS1-52 contains these coding sequences:
- a CDS encoding GNAT family N-acetyltransferase — protein sequence MIVTLRKLVPEDAGELLSLQHRLDLESSFMLLEPEERQTGIQKVEEMIEGFVEAETSILIGAEADGRLAGFMSARGGSVNRNRHTAYIVIGILQQFQGMGIGSGLFRELDTWALGSGIGRLELSVMTHNQRALALYTKSGFEIEGTKRKALRVDGQWVDEYYMSKILD from the coding sequence ATGATTGTTACGTTGAGGAAGCTTGTTCCAGAGGACGCTGGTGAACTGCTTAGTCTTCAGCATCGATTGGACCTGGAATCAAGCTTCATGCTTCTGGAGCCCGAGGAGAGGCAGACAGGCATACAGAAGGTAGAAGAGATGATTGAGGGTTTTGTGGAGGCTGAAACTTCAATCTTAATTGGGGCGGAGGCAGATGGACGCCTGGCTGGTTTTATGTCTGCCAGAGGGGGAAGCGTGAACCGCAACCGGCATACTGCTTATATAGTAATTGGGATTCTGCAGCAATTCCAGGGCATGGGCATCGGCAGTGGATTGTTCCGGGAATTGGATACCTGGGCTTTAGGCAGTGGAATAGGTCGTCTCGAGCTTTCGGTCATGACTCATAATCAAAGAGCCTTGGCCTTATACACCAAAAGTGGCTTCGAGATCGAAGGAACTAAGCGAAAAGCACTTAGAGTAGATGGACAATGGGTAGACGAGTATTACATGAGTAAAATTCTGGACTAG
- a CDS encoding hemolysin family protein gives MGIGLSLMLVVILIILTAFFVATEFALVKIRGSQVSQLVIDGRKNALAVQRVAANLDGYLSACQLGITITALGIGALAEPAFEHLLLPFFDWSGINRSLSLPLSFALAFFIATFLHVVVGELAPKTAAINKPEEISLFTAPLIILFYKILYPLIWLLNGSANLLVRVFGMKPASEHEEAHSEDEIRLILSESYESGKINKAEYGYVNRIFAFDEMLGKEIMVPRTDMVCLYSNNSLKENFDIIRKEQYTRFPIAEGSKDNIIGMINTKQLYLQYDNNPDFDFKSLIQPVLTVSEVTPVKTLLTRMQLERVHIALLLDEYGGTSGLITIEDILEEIVGEIRDEFDGDERKNVEKLSEFNYLFDGKVSLLEIKQLTGLDFDDAEVTTVGGWLYSHLPDPAVGKSIILNHVKLTIREMNRHRIRKVELVMEPAGTAKSSL, from the coding sequence ATGGGTATAGGACTTAGTTTGATGTTGGTGGTCATTTTGATTATTTTAACCGCTTTTTTTGTAGCTACGGAATTTGCATTGGTAAAGATTCGAGGAAGTCAGGTTAGCCAATTGGTCATTGACGGGCGCAAGAACGCATTAGCAGTTCAACGTGTGGCTGCCAATCTAGATGGATATTTATCCGCTTGCCAATTGGGTATCACAATTACGGCGCTGGGAATTGGTGCGCTTGCGGAGCCAGCCTTCGAACATTTACTGCTTCCTTTTTTTGATTGGAGCGGTATTAATAGAAGCCTTTCTCTTCCTCTTTCTTTTGCCTTAGCTTTCTTTATTGCAACATTTCTGCACGTCGTAGTTGGAGAACTTGCTCCAAAGACCGCAGCTATTAATAAACCGGAAGAAATTAGTCTCTTTACGGCTCCATTGATCATTTTGTTCTACAAAATCCTGTATCCTCTCATTTGGCTCCTAAACGGCTCTGCCAATTTATTGGTTCGTGTGTTTGGAATGAAGCCTGCCAGTGAGCATGAGGAAGCGCACTCCGAGGATGAGATTCGCCTGATCTTGTCCGAGAGCTATGAGAGCGGCAAAATCAATAAAGCAGAATACGGTTATGTTAACCGAATCTTTGCTTTTGATGAAATGTTAGGCAAAGAAATCATGGTTCCCCGCACAGACATGGTATGTCTTTATAGCAATAATTCACTTAAAGAGAATTTCGATATTATCCGTAAGGAGCAATATACGCGCTTTCCCATTGCCGAGGGCAGTAAAGATAATATCATTGGGATGATTAATACGAAGCAGCTGTATTTACAGTACGACAACAATCCGGATTTCGATTTTAAAAGCTTGATTCAGCCGGTCCTGACCGTATCTGAAGTCACACCTGTCAAGACGCTATTAACCCGTATGCAGCTCGAGCGTGTGCATATCGCTCTCTTGCTGGATGAATACGGCGGGACCTCCGGTCTGATTACCATTGAAGATATCCTGGAAGAAATCGTGGGCGAAATTCGTGATGAATTCGACGGGGACGAACGCAAAAATGTAGAAAAACTGAGTGAGTTCAATTATTTGTTTGACGGCAAGGTTTCTCTGCTTGAGATTAAGCAGCTAACGGGGCTGGATTTCGATGATGCAGAGGTCACTACCGTAGGCGGATGGTTATATAGTCACTTGCCTGATCCAGCTGTGGGTAAGAGCATTATCCTTAATCATGTAAAGCTGACCATTCGTGAGATGAACAGGCACCGCATTCGTAAGGTCGAGCTAGTTATGGAGCCTGCTGGTACTGCAAAATCGTCACTATAG
- a CDS encoding TrkH family potassium uptake protein has protein sequence MANLNFGDLRLTPPKILSLGFMLLIAVGTALLSLPTASVGGRISFIDALFMATSATCVTGLAVIDAGTQLTTFGQVVLLVLFQFGGLGFVTMATLITLVLNKRISLKERLLLQESMNQHSMQGIVLLIRRVLIYSLIIQLSGAILLAGRFMADMPFGKAIYYGLFHSVSIFNNAGFDLFGDIHGPFSGLTRYVEDPIVNLTSMLLIFLGGIGFIVLSDVIDFPKRKRLTLHSKVVLSTSVILVLVGAAVFFLLELNHTLKPLHTSGKIMASFLQAITPRSGGVTTIEIPLLRESTQFLMILLMFIGAAPGSTGGGIKITTFAILVTAVYAKLRGREDIVLFRNRIAKGNVYKAITMTLLSLMLVVIATMLLSVTENADFLSVLFEAISAFGTSGITMGLTTELTTLGKVLVIILMFVGRIGPLTLAYALKPKNSKELYRYPEGNITIG, from the coding sequence TTGGCCAACCTAAACTTCGGCGACTTACGACTGACACCGCCCAAAATATTGTCGCTTGGTTTTATGTTGCTTATCGCCGTTGGAACTGCCCTATTAAGTCTGCCGACGGCATCTGTTGGAGGAAGAATCTCCTTCATTGATGCTTTGTTCATGGCTACCTCAGCAACCTGTGTCACAGGTCTTGCCGTTATTGATGCCGGAACACAATTGACCACCTTCGGACAAGTAGTATTGCTCGTGCTGTTTCAATTCGGCGGTCTTGGATTCGTAACGATGGCGACCTTGATCACCTTAGTGCTCAACAAGCGAATCTCACTAAAAGAGCGGTTGCTGCTGCAAGAATCCATGAATCAGCATTCTATGCAGGGCATCGTGCTGCTGATACGACGAGTACTGATCTATTCACTCATCATTCAACTCAGCGGAGCTATACTGCTTGCGGGAAGATTTATGGCTGATATGCCTTTTGGCAAAGCCATATATTACGGGTTGTTTCATAGTGTCTCCATCTTCAATAATGCAGGCTTTGATCTCTTTGGGGATATACACGGACCCTTTAGTGGGCTGACACGTTATGTGGAAGATCCGATTGTCAATCTAACCTCTATGCTGTTAATATTCCTTGGCGGCATCGGCTTTATTGTATTGTCTGATGTGATTGATTTCCCGAAACGAAAAAGGCTGACTCTCCATTCCAAGGTTGTCCTCTCTACCTCTGTCATCTTGGTCTTGGTCGGTGCGGCAGTATTTTTCTTACTGGAATTGAATCACACCCTGAAACCTCTGCATACGAGTGGTAAGATTATGGCTTCTTTCCTGCAGGCCATCACGCCACGTTCGGGAGGTGTCACCACCATCGAAATACCATTATTGCGTGAATCCACACAATTTCTGATGATTCTGCTGATGTTCATTGGTGCAGCACCTGGATCAACTGGCGGGGGCATAAAGATTACAACCTTTGCCATTCTGGTGACTGCTGTGTACGCCAAATTGCGGGGCAGAGAGGATATTGTATTGTTCCGCAATAGAATTGCTAAAGGGAATGTCTACAAAGCTATTACGATGACCTTACTCTCTCTGATGTTAGTAGTTATCGCAACCATGTTGCTGTCTGTAACGGAGAATGCTGATTTCCTGAGTGTGCTGTTTGAAGCCATATCCGCCTTCGGTACCTCTGGCATTACAATGGGCCTTACTACAGAGCTTACTACGTTAGGCAAGGTGCTTGTGATTATTCTGATGTTTGTTGGACGAATAGGACCCCTCACTCTAGCTTACGCACTTAAACCCAAGAATAGCAAAGAACTTTACCGTTATCCTGAAGGCAATATTACTATTGGATAA
- a CDS encoding VOC family protein — MTSPIVNQIGAVFISVSDIERSKIWYCSLLGLPLDGEVLFGHLYVVPMKGPGIVLDSKIFTSESVLNVPAFHLLTEDIDAAYDFVKASGAEILTDIEHDHWFNFKDPDGNVLMICRI, encoded by the coding sequence GTGACAAGTCCGATTGTAAATCAGATTGGCGCTGTCTTCATTTCGGTTAGTGACATTGAAAGATCAAAGATATGGTATTGCAGCTTGCTCGGACTGCCGCTCGATGGAGAGGTGCTGTTCGGGCATTTGTATGTGGTTCCCATGAAGGGTCCGGGAATAGTGCTGGACAGCAAGATTTTCACCTCAGAATCGGTCTTAAATGTACCTGCCTTTCATCTGCTTACTGAAGATATTGATGCTGCATATGATTTTGTAAAAGCGAGCGGAGCGGAGATTCTAACGGATATTGAGCATGATCATTGGTTTAACTTCAAGGACCCGGACGGGAATGTCCTGATGATTTGCCGTATCTAA
- a CDS encoding DUF1836 domain-containing protein, translating into MEAFTLSRIEMSCLLHSLAGLSDQKPLHILKEAWTKFHHEEIQKGMSLPAFLSTYVPPILQKIIKGGCVKGLSLGDIATLGHLIEYSTLSVTAMQNWVKRDFKEYLGSPNEGKKYSVNQAALLFMIDDLKAALDFESIRQLFRMLFLKPERDDDDLIEPAQLYYAYASLFEEIKRDPSQQVQGLDERSLHQKYSVKEDSLLGASSRKIMMRLTHLTRTQSEAVHNMLLIAAISVQTCYFQALARQYFNAALFLDF; encoded by the coding sequence ATGGAAGCATTCACTTTAAGCCGAATAGAAATGTCTTGCCTGCTGCATTCACTGGCTGGGCTTTCAGACCAGAAGCCGTTACATATTCTAAAGGAGGCTTGGACAAAGTTTCATCATGAAGAGATTCAGAAGGGCATGTCCCTGCCAGCTTTTTTATCCACATATGTCCCACCCATTCTGCAGAAAATAATTAAAGGCGGCTGCGTGAAAGGTTTATCCCTTGGGGATATAGCCACATTAGGCCACCTTATAGAGTATTCCACACTTTCTGTAACTGCTATGCAAAATTGGGTGAAACGTGATTTTAAGGAATACCTGGGCTCGCCAAATGAAGGGAAGAAATATTCGGTTAATCAGGCAGCGCTGCTGTTTATGATTGATGATCTGAAGGCAGCGCTAGATTTTGAGAGTATTCGCCAGCTGTTTCGAATGTTGTTCCTGAAGCCAGAACGGGATGATGATGATTTGATCGAGCCCGCACAGTTGTACTATGCATACGCCAGTCTTTTTGAAGAGATCAAGCGTGATCCTTCCCAACAAGTCCAAGGGTTGGATGAACGCAGCTTACACCAGAAATATTCTGTAAAGGAAGATAGTCTTCTGGGGGCTTCCTCTCGAAAAATAATGATGAGACTGACCCATCTCACACGAACACAAAGTGAGGCTGTTCATAACATGTTGCTCATCGCGGCAATATCTGTGCAGACCTGTTATTTTCAAGCGCTCGCTAGACAATACTTTAATGCGGCGTTATTCCTTGATTTTTGA